In Kryptolebias marmoratus isolate JLee-2015 linkage group LG2, ASM164957v2, whole genome shotgun sequence, the genomic stretch agaAGAATAATCCCTCCACTGAGTTCCACTACGAAAACTTGGTGGGTACGGTGATGAATCTGTTTGTGGCGGGAACCGAAACCACCAGCTCCACCATCAGATATGCTCTCAGCGTGCTGATCAAATACCAGGAAATTCAGGGTACGTCTCCAGAAGttgtgtctcactgggctgcgacgaGTTGCAAACTCGGCGGAAATGGGCGAATTCTCCAGTGGAGTCTCTTCCAATTCTTGAGTGTTTGCAGCAAGCGGCGTGCGCTGCATGCTTCTGCAACTCCGTGAACGCCacgagacattctggagactccctgaGTGCCGCTCGCCAGCGACTCCCAGCCCAGTGAGGAAGCGCCGTAATGACAGACAGACCTGCAGATCAGAGTCAGTTTGTTTCGTTTTCTCCAGACAAGATGCAGGAGGAGATCGACACTGTGATCGGGAAGAACCGATGCCCCAGTATGGAGGACCGGAAGTCCCTCCCGTTTTCGGACGCCGTCATCCACGAGGTCCAGCGTCTTCTGGACATCGTCCCCTTCAGCATCCCTCACTACGCCCTGCAGGACATCTCCTTCAGAGGCTACACGATCCCTAAGGTGGTCTGATTCTCCAGCAGAAAGCAGAATCTGCGGTTCTGTGGGTTTTAGTCAGAATGATGAggctgattgttgtttttttatttctagggGACTTTGATCTTTCCCTTGCTGCACTCTGTGCTCAAAGACGAGACGCAGTGGGTGAATCCCATCTCCTTCGACCCCCAGCACTTCCTGGACCAGAACGGCAACTTTAAGAAGAACCCTgccttccttcctttttctgcaggtaaaataaaaaccacacatCTGATATCTGTATTATTTGTGCTTGAAGTTAATGATGGCGTCTGTGCACAGGAAAAAGAGCGTGTGTGGGTGAGTCTCTGGCCCGTATGGAGCTGTTTGTCTTCATCGTGGGGATCCTGCAGGACTTCATCGTGTCCTGCCCCGAAGGTCCCGACAGCATCAACCTCGTCCCCGAGTTCAGCAGCTTCGCCAACTTGCCTCGGTGCTACAATATCATCGCCACGCCGCGGTGAAGGAGATAAGCTGCTCTCAGTTATCACTTTATAAAGACATATTTTACTGGACAGTTTGTTCTTGCTTATAAAACATCATCAGATTGAAGGAGTCCTTGCTTTGGTGAAAGATCGAAATAACTAAAAGTTTGTTCCTTTAGTGAATCTGTGCTCAGACGTCCTTTGAGACCTGGTTCTCTTTGAGACCAACAGACCCTCGTTTACAGATGATTACATCCAAAATCACAAACTTCTAAACctgtaaaactacaaacatggcTTCTCCTGCACGGCAGAAAAGCAGCTTAATTTTATCCACAACAAGCCAAACTCCGAACTGAACGTGTTTGGGATAAAGGATAAAACATGTCCACAGTTATACAAACGTGCTTGTTTCTAATTTAACCGTTGGAAcgactttaaaattaaagataaactggaaacaaaactaaacacaacccCAGCTGCACACGGACTCCAGGCTTTTTATAAACAGcctttataaatgtattttattctttttgtatattttttaccTAATTATATTTCCCTTCTGTTGTCTGTAAACTTTCTTTATTATCAGAatgaatatttcaaaataaaatcatgaaactaacaATTTGATATGAGAAatggtcatttttaaacacatttttacatctttctAAGTCTTCTGAGTAAGAACTGATTCGGCCGTTTGTTTCACTGAAGATGTAAGTTAATTTACTGTCCTGACGAAAAACAACAACCGATCAGTTTGCGTCTGTTATCTTTTGACTTGGTCAGCAGCTTCTCCCACAGGTGAGCTGCAGGTGTAACAGGACCCGAGGGAGGTCGGGTTCGAGGCGAGGCTGCATGTCAGCAGCACAATGAAGTAAGAATCCATCAACACATCAGATCTTCCTGCTCTGACGGCAGCTCTGAACTTTTATTATAGACTTGAATCAGttcaacagaaaacaatcattctGTAATCTTgcatattatttatatttatatatatttggtTTATGTTACAACATTTACAGTAAGTTTACAGACTCTACAGGAAGACAACTCAcattttttagtgtttataaaAATGCTGAAGTGTGAAGATGTTTGGAGATCATCATGTGCTGATGGCACACTAATCTTACTGAGGAGTAAAACCTGCTTTTGTTGATAACTCTGTTTAAGTTTTCTTACTTTAAGCTGTGTCTGTGAAAGTGATcctaaatctaaatgttttccactcaACACAAGACTACATTCATATTATTGATATTAAACAGCTCCACTCTCACACTTCTcgatgagtttgtttgtttggtttaaatgttGGGCAGgtgatatttatgttttacgTGTTTCTTGACGTCTGGTGCTGGTGAGACGTTACTGTGAGGTAACTGAGGCAGGTACTGAGCCTGAAgacaggaaaacataaaaaaaggtcaaatcgGGTTTTTTAGAGGAAGAGCGACCAGgacaaacatggctgctgtgTCGTAGTTACCCCCGCCTGTCGGCGCCGGGAGCCTCTGTCGTGTCGCCTTCCGGGGCGCTCCCAGGCGGCGCCTCCTTCGTCCTGAAAGTAcggcagctccagcagctcctcacAGGACAGCCGGAGGGACGGGTCCATCACCAGGCATGACTGCGTGCACAGAAACACCGACAGCAGTTAGAAATACCAACAAGTTCAGTtaccccagttcaagatggccgccacaaccagTCAACACAAGAGTTAGAAATATAACCcaatcagtttgacagataagGAGCTAAATGTGgtgttgagaaaaaaatcatctttctctcataaacaagaaataaactgtCAACtattataaacaaaatattattataaacacaaacaggtttacttttaaatttctgtttaacCATAAAGTCCAGGAAGatgatttcattatttttaccttttttaatttcGTAACAATACATAACACATACATACAGTACTTACAGGCtacgtacctggtacttactgggtactaCAGTACTTGTAAAGTACCAGATGTGTACCTGGTACTTTCCAAGTACATATACATGGTACTTACTGGGAAATTGGAGGGTGTGTCTTTAGTACTTACAGGGATTGTACATGGTATTTTCTGGGTACATACTTTGAACCTACAGGGTACATATTTGGTACTTACTGAGTACCTGCTACAGGGATTAGTACAAGTATATACCTGTACATacaggtgttttctgtttgctaccTTCCATCTTTGtagttttattatctttataaGCATGCTACAGTTTAAAGGCTGCGattactttaatgttttattgttttgactCATTTAAAAACTTAACCAACACGTTTCAAAGATGGACGCCTCTGAATGATTCGGGTTAACTGCTGCTAATTATCTTAAACTGAGAGTAAAACGGTTCAGTTCTACCAGAGAAACGTAACAAACCTTCATAACTTGAAGAGCGAGAGGAGACGCTCCGTGGAAACGCTTCTCCAAAGGTTCCTGAGAAAATAACCAACAGGTGATGAAACCTGGAGCCATGTTTTATCACCTGCTGGGATAGAGCTTCTTGGTTTCGAGTCTCACCATCGTGTCGGGTTCAGGAATACTGACGCCGCTGAAGAAAACGTTGGAACGAAAGATCTGCTGGTGATGAGGGATCAGGTCACCTGAGGCCAGAAACGAGGAATTCAAAGAACACAAATTAGGAGaaacaatttgaaaaagaagaccttaaaaataaacaagcaactTTAGCACGAAAGCAGCTTTCACAGCGTTTTATTTGTGGGTGTTTACAACGTGACTTATTCTTGGTCTCTTTCTGCTGTTAAAACCTGTAAATCTGCagtaaatgattattttatctCAGCcataacaaaaccaaaacgATGGcagtgtgaggatttggatttttttgtgttttcggttttgttttctttgttattttgttgtggtcttggtttttgtttcagtttgtgttgttgtcagcattcactcctcccctgttgTCACTCACTcggtctcctgccacgcccaccttcaCCTGCCGGTAATTGCTACtcattccacctgtttccacttctaATTATTCCCAGTCTTTAAATACCCGGTCATCACTTCCACACtctgtcggttcattgtttcGTTGCTGTTCTCCGTGCCTTGgttccttgttgtttttccctgccgtgctttttggtttttgtttgctgccacgtcagcttttgttttgatatttttctttatttaataaattagtttgtttttcgttactatgagtctgcgctcagggttcttttccgtGTCCTCCGATCCTGACAGGCAGGAGGTTCAGGTACTCATGATCTGATAAATTAGGAAACTGAACATTAAGATGATTATGTCACAATCAGCAACAAAAATACTCTCCTAACTCAAGCTTTCTCTAGAAagatagatttttcttttagaaaatccAATAATGAAGAATATAATAACTTTATAATAGTCTTATATtatataatagttttttttcccataatgATCCAGACCcggaaaaaactaaaacttcattttataCTTTCCATATATTTCTGGACTGTCctacttttaaaaatggacGTGTTTACAGTTCAGAAAACTTTTCAGTACGacttacaggtttttttttgttttgaggctTCATTTCTACTCTGCGTTTCTGTCTGGctgtcttattaagagtgctCTCAGGGAGCGACAGACACAGTAACAATGGTTACAGAGGTGACCCTCTGCTTTAACATTTATCTGATCTTGGTTCTCGTTgctcttcttctacagtttatacatcaaaacgtcgGCCATTTTGTTATTTGGTTTAAGAGAAGCTGGACTTCCAGGCTCTGATACCCGTCTTCAGAAATGTTCGAGCTCTTTTTAAGGCCCTTCTCTGCGTACCGAGAGTTTTCCGGATGAGGTACAGCTGGTCGACGTCAGACTTCCCGGGCCACAGAGGATTCCCGTTGAGCAGCTCGGCAAAGACGCAGCCGAGAGCCCAGACGTCCACCGGAGGTCCGTACTGAGTGTCCCCGACCAGCAGCTCAGGGGCCCGGTACCAGCGGGTCGCCACATAGTCTGTGTAGTCATCCTCTGGTCCGGCTGAGgaaagcagcaaacagacaaatgaagacaACTGAAGCTCCCAACATTTGATTAACGCCCTGAGATGGCGTCTGTCGTGAACTGGTGTGAATACTGAACACTGAATAACGCAGAGTAAAGGATTACAAGACGGGCTGAATGTATGGAAACGAAACACCGGAACCTGATCCAGAGCTGCTCCTCTCACACTCAGCGTTGGAAGTGAGGAGTCAGGGTTAGCTCCACGTTGAATAAATCATTGCAGCGGCTTTAACACTAAATGCACGTAAACGCGGCGGCGTTTGATGAATGACCTGAATGACCTACTCAGGATGCGGGCGAAGCCAAAGTCACACAGCTTGATGACTCCGCCTTTGGTGAGGAGGATGTTCTCCGGCTTCACGTCCCGATGGatgcactgaaaacacaaacaggatcagggatttaaacaacaaaataatcagCCTGAGAAACAGAGCAGAGAAGCAAATCATTcgacttttcagcttctgaggctgtttttgtttagtcttGTGGGATTAATTCAGATTTGTGAGTGTGTGCTCCTTCAGGCACTTTGTGGGTGGCTTCAAGCATATCTTAGATTTCAGCCAaactatttatttcatttaggaAAGAGAgatttcaaatttaaacataaGCTCTGCTCCAAGCCGTCTACTTTATtatctctaaaaaaaacaattacactgattattttaagccttttttgGCTGCTCTCTTCGTTTAGGAGAGAAAACTCACACaaataattcaaatgttttacgCTCTTGATGctttcctgacacaacctgggctcgaaccgtcagcctcaggattacaggatttattttaagtcGTGAAGTTAAAAAGTGACCTTACACTTACTTCAGTTAATGTTTCTAACTTGTTGTCTTACAACTTGGAATTAGACTTTTATGAAAAGCAATAATTCcacaaaaacacttcattaCTGGAGTTAAATGGtataacagtttgttttaagtaATTCCATAAATGGTGCATGCATACGTATTCAACCTCCAAAACCTT encodes the following:
- the LOC108244663 gene encoding cyclin-dependent kinase-like 1, with the protein product MEKYDKLAKIGEGSYGVVFKCRHRDTGQIVAIKKFVESEDDPIIKKIAQREIRMLKQLKHVNLVNLLEVFRRKRRLHLVLEFCEQTVLNELDRHPRGVPEAQLKSIVWQTLQAVNFCHKHNCIHRDVKPENILLTKGGVIKLCDFGFARILTGPEDDYTDYVATRWYRAPELLVGDTQYGPPVDVWALGCVFAELLNGNPLWPGKSDVDQLYLIRKTLGDLIPHHQQIFRSNVFFSGVSIPEPDTMEPLEKRFHGASPLALQVMKSCLVMDPSLRLSCEELLELPYFQDEGGAAWERPGRRHDRGSRRRQAGAQYLPQLPHSNVSPAPDVKKHVKHKYHLPNI